From Arachis hypogaea cultivar Tifrunner chromosome 3, arahy.Tifrunner.gnm2.J5K5, whole genome shotgun sequence:
aataggtAAATTGTCCAAATATTTAGGCACAACAATGTGCAAATTGCTAAATTTGTCATAGATGTTTGGCAAACTTCAACAATTATTTTTTGGCGCTTAGTACAATAGTACCTACTGGCGACCTATCAAACgcaataaattaatctttaaaatataTAACCGTGAGTCAAAATGATTTTATAGCATGTCACTAATTGACGGTTCACTATTATATTTTCAAGGGTCAATTTAAAACATTTCATCTTCTAAAAATTAATTGAGATAGACCTTAATCATTTTCACTGTTAATCCAAATTATAcattaaaaagaaaatggaatgaaACAGAAATTAGTACAGtacatactttttatttttttcattacatAACAAAATAGAGTGGGGCCATTCGAACCCTGTACAATAATTTTATTCATTTGGATGGAAATTATAAAGTGGCCACAATTACGACGCGTAATTTGAAACATAGGAGAAATAGAAAAAAGCAATGGATggaaaaagaattaattaaaaataatttgaagagagagaaggaattgttggaacttggaaggaaacaaataaaaaagcgCAGGTGGATGGGTCCCACGGATTCATGTGGCTGAGGAAAGAACACCCAAAAGAAACTAAAGCTACGTTACAAAAATTCCGACGGCTCGGATTGATTCCACGAGCCACAGAACCAACGTACTATGAACATCTCAACCGTCGATTTCGTTTCACTAAACAGTGACAAGTTTTTAACACTGTAACGTTGCTCTTCATTTTTTGCTCCTCCTTCTTCATctaatcattattattttttatttatgttacaaaaatttattattatctcaTCTTCGTGCTTCTCAGTGGTTCTTTTTTGCTTCGCCGAATTCGCTTTTCGGCGTCTCAGAATTTCGAAGGTAGCTTCGAACTTCCTCGTTCTTTTGTTCGAATGAATTTATTCTTCTAGTTGAGTTTTGTTGTTTGGTGAATTCTGTTGAAGTTCAATTTGTTTTTGCTGCTTGTTTAGGTTTGTTTCTCTTTAACGGAAATTTTCAATCGTAATGAAATCTTATacacttgaaattgatgctggaATTTGCGTTTTCTGATGTATTTTATAGGATTCAGTAGGTTTCTGGATTAGATTTAACTTTCTTCACGTGATGGTGTAGATTGAGTTTGTTTGTGTCTGCAACTCTGCATGCGTTggttttcttattcttttgatgAAGTCTAGTCTGATTTGCAGGGATCATGAATCCGGATTTTGAATTCTTCTGTGGCTTGGTTGTGTTTGTGAGTTCAACATATTTTGCTGTGTTGTTCTTGTGTATGTATGTTTGTGTTACTGTGTTTTGATGAATGCTAACACGCAGGTCTCATGAATACAGGTCATGAACATTACTTCAGTTTGGCTATGTTTGTGAGTTGAAGGTAGTGTAGTGGTGGTGGTCGGTCAGTGATGACGCCTGACGATATTGGACAAGCATGTCATGAAGGTGAGGGGGTGGATGCTCATCAGGCGATAAACGGTTACCACTCAGTGTGGATGTCTCATTGGCTGCACACAGATTGTAGGTCAGCACCCACGAATCGGAACCATTCAATGTTTGGTTGTGGAGTTAAAGAAGTCAAACAAGACAGTGGCTCTGAACAGCATGGTTTAATTGGCTGTTCAGATGTTGTGGTTGATAGTTCTGTGCGTCCTGGAGCATTAGGAGAAGTAGGCAGGGGTGCAAGGGTTACTTCCATCAATGAGACTGAATATGGAAAATCAAAGAAGCCAAGCATTGATTCCAAATCATTTCCTATATTCAACGTTTCTCAAAAGACTGAAGGAATTTTGTCGTTGAAGAAGGAACATGATAGTCTTTACCATGGAGAATGTATAAAGTCTGAAACTAAATCCTGCTCTGAAGATGACAGTGTTTCTCCTAATGGAACTGGCATTCATGTGCCATCAGCATCTGCACATCATCCTCCTAGAACTGAAACATCAGTTAGAGAGCATTGGTTGTTGTCTCAAGGAAATTTACCTTCAGGTCTGTTGATGAAATCTCCAAATGCAGTTGAACAGAAGAACATAGATGTTTCAACATCACTATGGAATGAATTTGTAAAATCAGACTCTGCCGTTGTGCCAACTGTGTGTGACAAAGGAAAAGGTTTGATGCCTGCATTCACATCTGGACACCAAAAAATATACCAGTCAAGCTACAATGTAGCAACCCAGGAGCATATCACCACTACTAAATATCAcagtttttcttctcttttaatcCATGAGAAGAAAATGAGTAACCTGTTAGACCCGCATAGATCTTCCTTTTCAAGATGGATTCAAGATGGTATTGCTCAGTTGCCGCACAACCCCGGCGTTGATGACAATGATGATGAATTGTGTTTTGTTCGCCATGCACACCACAACATTCACAATCATGTTGCTGGTGCAAACATTACAAATCAGACTGCTTCCTTAAAGTCAACTAAACCTCAAGTTATTTGTGGTGAAAGCTCCCTGCAATTGCTTCATGATGGTGAGAGTGTGAAGACAACTCACCATTTTCTTAACTCTGAAGAGACTGATGCTAATTTATCTGGCAGAGGTCAATTCTTTAGAGAGGCAATAGTGCCTTCCAAATTCAAAGGAAATTCTGTGAAGCTGGAAACTCTGGGGGGCTCCATAAAGAGTTCAGGAAAGGAAAATGTGCGAGATCTCAGAAGTTCAACAACCCTGAAGAATGAATCATCTGCTGAAACAGATGCCATGGACATTCATGCTTTACATGAGAATCACCTTCAGGGTATATAGGCATACTctatccattattattattattattattgaaaaaaaagttAGCTATTATGGACTAATTTAAGCAGAAAATGTTCTATTTTCCATATTTTGACTCAAGTTCAATTGTAACCATTTCTGGCAATTTTATAGCTTTAATACTGTTTCTGGCTAAAATGCTGAAGCTTGTTCCCTTTTGCACAGGTGATGTTCCATTGCAAACAAACAAGGTAATAATCCCATTGCTTGATCTTTTTGATACTGCGGCATCTGTTTTTCATCCATGATGCTCTTGCTTAagcatttaaaaattttatattgttaCCCTGCTTTTCATGTTCAGCTCCACACATCATAGTCTGCCTTTCGATTGTCAATTGTAATGAATGTTGTTTGATATCATAAGGCCATGCAGCTAACAGTACTGTTCTTCATATCTAGACTTGGATACAAACACTAACTCACCCACTCACATCACATGTGATAtctgtatataaattttaaacaatCAGTTCCTAAATTCAATAACTATATCATATCTCGAGATTGTTGTACCAATCTTATTGCAGGTGATTGAATCTGATACTattttaaacattattaaaattttgaattttgtagaGTTCCAAGGATATTCAAAAGTCACCCAGTTCTCAAGTTGCAGTAACTTCAGCCAGTGAGAATAACAAAGCTAAATCAACGAATATAGAACTACTTGACATAAACCAAGAGCCTTGTGAGGATCAGACTATGGCAAATCCGATAGTTGATAGGGAGACTAGTACATCTAGAACCCACAGCCTTGGTGCGGAACATTTTCTTCCCGATGCAGACGAGCACGGAAGGTCAATATCTGGCAATAGTTCTTTGGGTCTGGATTCTAGCAGCAGATGGGTTAAACGACTCAAGTTATGCAGAATGGGTTCTGCATGTGGCACTGAAAGTGTAAACATTGGAGAATGTTCTTCACATGAAAAAGTAAATAATACTTTGGGAAAAGCTGTGGAAGGTACTGAAGCTAGCAAGGAGCCCAGAGTTGTAAATCATGCCAAAGAGCAGATGGTACCGGATCCACCTACAGCAGTATTAACAAATGGCAAGTACAGTTTTACAGAAGCGAAGAGAGATGTCGAAATCACACTTTCACATCCCTGGATTCAGAGATGGAGTCACAAACATTCTGCATCCATCAAAAAGAGGCACGAATCAGTGGATCCTCATGATCCAAAGTCTTCAAACATAGCGATagaagagattcaaaaggagcagtTTCCAAGCATTGCTGCTATGGCACTAATGGGAAAGGCACTGAACTGTTTGAATCCATCCAAGGTTATGAAAAAGGGAACGGTGACAGTTTGGAATGCGAAGGGATTTTGAAGTTGTTGGCCACCAACCTCTCCTACAAAATCTGAGCAGTGCATGCATAGAAAGATATTGTATATGGGAGCATGCATTTTTCTGTTATATCTATCTTGTGTTTATGGGAAGTAAGTTGTTTTCATCCAGGGTGAGGAGAAATGTCTTTACCTCCCACGCCATATTTGGAAGCTATGCTTGCGTTGACACTTTTACCTGTGTTAAGGTTTGATAGAATATAATGCTGAAGAGTTTGAATAATAGTTTCCTCACTGTGGAATGGTTTGCAGCTTTTGGAGGTAAAAGTAATTTAAGGCTAATTACCTTTcggattattttttttttcttaaaaagccTTTTTCAGATATTTCAGATTGTAAATAGGTGGGTTATGCTAGGAAGGAACAAtgaaaatgtaaataaataaaaggtggAAAACTGTGTGGTTTGCACAATCTGGTCCAGGATAGAAAAAGCACACTCTATATTCTTGTTACTTTATTATATCCATGAAATTGTTCCCAAGTATTTTCTGGTTTTCATATTCTTACGGAATATAACACGTATAACGAGACTTCCGTTTGCATCCCTCCTTTTCGTATCAAAGCAAAGGGGTTGATAGATGCAATGCAACCAGTGAATCATAGGAGAATCGTCGGCACTCGGCACCTTCATTATTTAGGCATCAATGTTAGTAGTAAACAGCAAAAAGCAGAgtgtcttttttctctttcttttttccttcacaattttttaaatttcttttttgtgGTTCAGAAAAGGTGGATCAGAGTTAACGAAAATGCTAAGTGGAATTCTTTGACCCTGACTACTTTACAGATGGGTGTGACCCCTACTCTCTTGGAGGCTGCACTAAATTAAATTgaagtgttatatatatatatatatattataaattttaattgtgCACGCTGCATTATAagagtttgttttattttattctaaacatatatatagatattttgattttttactaTATGTTTTAAACtgttaagtaaaaaaaatttttgctacaaaaatgaattttatattaaaaatttataactgTCCAATAAATTATTGCATATACAAAATGAGATTCCTATTTTCAATATTTAAACTACCTACCAGACCAATGAAAGGCAGTGTACAAAATAACTGTATATAATATACTTAGGTATTGCAAATAATGAAATAAGTTAATACTATTTCTAGTATTAGAATCACACCACATCTACTGCACATGTCGACAAGTTGGCGGTCCAATTAGCTTAGTTTTGCCATGTGGCACTTTGCTGACCTTCCAAACTTGCTGACGGTTGGTCCTGGTCTAAGCAACCATGTATGTGATTATGGTTGCTATCATAGGATTTGACTCTTCTAAAATAAGGAATTCTACTATCAAGAGGTTTTCTgggaagaaaatgaaaaataaaaataaaaataaaaataaaaaattattaaaaataaaatgatatattttcttagacaaattttttattatctacaAAAATGAATCTTtatcttttcataatttttctttttcactataGCATGCATCTAATTAAAGATGGAAAAAGAAAACTCATTTATATTGCAATTTGTACTatttaaaatttgtaaattttgTATCTGCATTTTTTAACGGGCCTTTTAATCCATACCATTTAACTAGCTAAATCTGCAATTTGGGAGACTAATTTATTCGTATACTTTAAGTACGTATATTTTTTGTTTGGACAAAATGTATTTAGTTATTTACATACATGAACTAACAACACATGCATTTAACAAACattttctaaataataaaaaattaattttaaataataatattacgtCAATtacaaaatctaaaataaaagagaaatgatTGCTcaatttcttaatttcttttgtttagttataGCTCATAAATGAGAAatcgtaataataataataataataaaaagtaagattatgaaaagataaagaaaaacaaCATAGACCTCATTTAGAGTTATTCAAAACACCAATTCAATTGTTAAAACAACATTACATTTAACTGAAAACTTAAAACATTAAATAAAtgagtctctcatcttataaattcCTTATTCTTCCTTGTTTTCTTTGATGTGAAACTAATTTCATGTACTTCTCACACTTATAAGTTGCAACATTAACATAGAAAGCAACATTAACATAGAAAGCAGCTTCAAAATTTCCAcagatttcattttattttacttatatgtGCATATCGCTTCCATGATTTTATTTTAGGCATTGTTTTTGTTACAGAGTGGGAAACCTTCTATTTTACATATACATAGCCCAAAACAGGGTTCTGCACTCTGATTGCTCCTACCCTTCTCTTCTGTTCCCATGGATTGTTCCTTAGCTTGTCTCATTTTATATGACAGTTCCATCCTCTATTGTTGCCTTCTCCATTATGATGGTGATTCCTGACCTTATGTAGAATCCATCTTCTGATCTATCTGCTTCTTCAACACCCTACATTTTGACATATACATAACACAAATAATTTGAATTCGTAAGACACAATGACAACCAACAACGCCTTAGTTGGCTACATGGATTAACTGACGCTATTGACTCCTATTATGTATCGTGTCTACAGTGAGACTTTTGTGTATGGTAAGAGATAATAATATGTAtgtaaaaagaaaagaggtagaCATGCTCACATCTTTGTTCATGATGATCACATCTTTCCCAATCCTTGCATTCTTGTCAATTATGCAGTTCCTTCAACAACAAGTCACAACAATTTCAACAACATTAGTTTCACTAATCTCTAGATAAAAGAAAATACAGACAGTGTTAACATTCTTAAACCAAAATAAGGTTACCTAATCTTGGTGTTCTTTCCAATCCCAATGGGAACCTTCCCTTCGGCCAAAAGCGCGGCGATTTCAGATTCCGTTTGGTAATAGTCTGCTCCCATCATTACAGTGTCCTGTAAAAGTTTACTTAAGATGTAAGAAACCTTACATGGAGTGTGTGCTCTACACTCTAATGTCACCTAGAAAATTATGACTGTTTCTCTTCTTTACCAGGAGTTCAACTCCATAATCCAAACGCGATCGCTCGCCCACAATGGAATGTTGGACAGTACATTCCCTCAGGAAACATCCATGGGAGATGATTGCATCCACAATCTACAATAATAGCAGCAACTCAAACATGATAAGCAAGATATAAATGAAGTTCATCAGAGCAAGCTTCATAGTTGGATGATCAtagtcataatcataatcatacccGGCATTTATCAATCTTGGTTGGTGGTAGGAATCTTGGAGATGTGTAAATAGGTGTCTTGGGGTCATAGAATTTGAACATTGGATTCTGCAAGAAAGTAGCATAAAGCATATACAATCCTTGATACTGTGACTTGTAACTAAATCATGGTGAGAATGAGAGAAATATCTTAGGCAAACCTCTTCAGTAAGAGCCATGTTAGCATCATAAAAGGATTTGATTGTTCCAATGTCTTCCCAATAGTCTCCAAAAAAATATGCCTGCACAAGATATAAAATTCTTGTTACCTTGTCACTCAAGTAATTAGCTCTTCTTATATCTGTCTCTTCGTCGATCTAGAGATATACCAAAAAGTAACATTGACAGATAAAAGAGAACGGAGAGAGTATTATTATTCGTCTTACTTGAACATCGTGCTCCCCGACAGCTGCAGGAATGATTTCGGATCCAAAGTCATTGGATGTTGGATATCTCCATTTGAGAAGCTTGAGTAAAACCTCTGTCTTGAATACATAAACCCCCATAGAGGCAATATATGGTGATTTCTTTGCATCTTGGTGTGACAACCCCATAATAGAAGTATCTACTTGCTGCATAGAAGTTATATCACAAAATCATGAATTAAAGAATTGATGTAAAGAAGAATAATATGCAACTTTTAAGGTTCAATTGCACACAAGTTTTCAAACCAAGTCTATGCTTGTTTTTAGTACACACTTTTAATTTGGGACTTACCATTGATTTCAGATCAGCACCCTTTGGTTTCTCTGAAAAATGGATGATCCTACCTCTGCCATCAACCTTGACCAACCCGTAATCCGATGCGCGGCTAAAAAGTATTCAATTGGAAATTATACTttcataaatttcaaatttataatGTTTGAGAATATCTAATACAAGTTTGAGAACACAAACCTGTCTCCTACAGCAGCACATGAAACTGTGATATCTGCATTTCTATCTACATGACTCTGATTATTggcaatttgtaaaaaaatgatgttaaaaataGTCCAACCAACTTATACACCAAACAATCATAGAAAAATCACAAATTACTAATGTACCTGCACAAGGTCCATGTAATCCATTCTGTATAAATGATCACCAGCCAAGATCAAAACATTCTCAACATTTGTGTGCTTAGCATCCTACAATATTTAAAGTAAATCCTTAATCTCCTCCTTGACCAAAAAACATAGGAACAAATTAAAGTAGTCTCTTAGGATTGGAAAGCGACAAACTCGTCCCTCATTCGTATAAAAGGACTAATTTGTTACCAcaaatttatcaattttaaatCATGATAGACGACTTTATTCTCGAAAAAGACTTATTTCGCACCTCGAACACCCAAGTGAATTGCCTCACAGCATCTGCTGTTCCTTGGAACCACTTATTTCCAGCTTCACCAGCTGTTTGGGTAGCTGCCAGGACCTGTTTAGCAATCATCAACCAAAAACAAacataataaatacaaaatacttCTAACCAACTTGAATTAGTCGAGTGGTCAGCAGtagcaaacccttaaatggaactAATCCGCAACAAATTAGTCCTTGGTCTGCTAGGCCAGGAGATATCAtagaaaactaagaaaaatacacAACATTTCTATTATTACAATTTGTGTGAATATGATAAGATACCTCAACATATCCATCTCCAAAGTTGATGCCATTTCCAAAGTAGGTGCGAGCTATGTGCCGGTTGAGGGATGCAGAGTTGAACTGTGTTAACACAAATATCTTGTTGATGCCACTGTTGATGCAATTGCTCATTGGTATGTCTATAAGCCTGTAGCAACCACCAACAGgaacctgaaaaaaaaaacagaaaaatcactCTCAGAAATTCAGAATCTTCTTCAAAGGTCTCACTCACCAAAAAGTAGTGAGGATCAAGAAAATGATTACTCACAGCAGGTGTGGCTGTTCTTTTTGTGATTGGATAAAGTTGAGCACCAGGACCACCCCCCAATATGATTGAGACTACATTTTTTGGATCAGCTTTTCTTCTCAGAAAAGATGGCATTTGAATTGTCTGAAAAAATATcgaatttaattttcatgcacTCACAAACACAGTTACTAGAAAATGGAAATCATAATTGAATAATTGAAGCACATACCAAAGATTCTTTTGCAGTTTCTGATGTAAGAACAGAAGATACAACAGAAGGTTTGGCCTTAttgatcatcttcttcttcttctctttgatGATCCAGGGACTGTAGTTGACACCCCCTTTGATCCTTTCACCTAAGAATCCATTTTCTTGATGAAGGCAATGAGGATTGGTTTTCATTGCCATACATGCAGATTCCATTGCTTCTTCAACTTTGATCAACTTTATTACTTCcaaaacaaagaaacaaacaCCAATAAAATCATAATCAGAATTCACTACTAAAGAGCATGAACTATTATGATCTGAAGGAAAAAAAACTTACTTAGGATTGTGATGAGGATGAATCAAAGGTTAGTGAAGTGTAGTGTAGTTTAGTGGTTGCTTTTAATTATTATGTGAGGCTCACAAGAAAGATGAGAAAGATCTTATGAATTTTTGGTATATATCAATATCAATTTCCAAAGActatgatataaattataatgtaTATTAATATTGATATCTTGGTGTACTACATAGACTCATGAACCTTGTGCATGTTTTCCAAGTTTCTAggcttctcttcttatacttggtGAAGCTTCATAAGGGAACAGACACCTGTCATTTTCAAAGGCACTATAGTTGTACatgaaatcaaatcaaatcaaatattattattaaaataagtttAGGGGGAAAAtatcaattttactttttatttttatttttatttttctgcggCTGTCATTTGATGAGTGTGTGTAGGCCACTTGACATGTTGCAACACTTTGGCTTGATAATGACTTTGGCTAATACTCTTCTTCAGTCATGATTTTTTTAGGTTCAATCTGATTTGATGTTTTtgataattagtttttttttcatatacTTGCAATTTGCAAATATCATTTGAAAAAATgactctatttattttattttattttattcattttttttctttatatcttTTCAGCCAACaagtcaaaaatatatttatcgtagatttaaattttatttaaaggtgtattattagttaataaattattgtatatataacataaaatttaaacatGTGATATTTAAACagataattaaatttatcattCTACTAGTTTAAATTAAAGATTTCACTAATTAATTAGTACTAAGTATAtatgtttaaaaattaatttggattGATCGAATGGTCAGCTCACTCATCTGCTTAAATAGATACCATTGAAGATTCgaatattatgtaattttaataaCACATTCATTTTATAACGGTAAtgctagaaaataaaaaaaatcaattttttatttaatatttactaattattacgataattgataaaaataaaaaaaagtataactattttttaacaaatatcacccttttttttttctctttcaaaatGGTTTCAATATGGCAACTTTGTTCACCAATATGTGACGGAAATGGAAGCAAAGTAATGGGAGTAACAAATTATGTGGccccaaaaaaaatcaaatcattaatgaaaagaaaatattcacattttttttctctttttctgtcAAATATAAAAGTCATTTAAAACCTtcattgaagaaaaagaaggaaaattattaaaatagctatgctGATTAAATTGAAGGTACATTTTGACACGTCTTGACCAATGATAGTAACAATACAAATAACGTTATATAGTTGCAACTCAATATAATATGAAGTTATGAACCTCTTTCAAAAAATAGTCCAATACAAATAAACACTTGAGAATTAAGTGTGtgaattattattcttttatatatatgttaGTTAAATCCATTTACTAGCCAGCTACGTTGTTTCTCTTGTCAATTTTTTGAGGACGATTATGGTAATTGGATTGTTTGTATTATGTGGAGTTCCAAATTTTCTTTATTAGCTCATGATCTCAAAACacaatattatttgatttatcaccattattataatttattaactcAATAATATCTCATTCGATTTTACTCCATGATTCATCATTAATAATTGCAATAAGTAGTTTTCAATACTTGTTTTACTATTTAATCATGCAataaatgttaaatttattatttattttatttgtttttatatgtgtgtatgtatatatatgtatgtatacacACCGAATCACTTGCCTCAATATATAACATGCATACATTATTAATCTTATTAATTGAAAAGTTGATCAAATAACCGTAACTCTATATGCTTTAAAAGTTGGATTTTTTTAAtcgttttaaaaattaattttgatgtattgtaATGAAAAATAGAATTATTAGTATCATATAGTTATAtacttctctttatttttaaagcCTTCAAATTAAAGCAATATATAGCTAATTGAGCTAAacactttttaatttaatataatactaTTTGATTACTACAAAATGACtattttcttaatatataaataatgtatATGTGTTTAAATTTGGACACGTATGCATTATTTAAATAAATcagattatttttgaaattgaagagAGTATGAATATTAAATTACAGAAATGGTTGTGTTCAGTGGATTAGGGGGGACCAATAAGTTGTGTACATATAAATAGATACTTGTTCATTCTTTTTTTGGCATTTACATAATTAATTATGTATAATAAAAATCTTTATATAATACCCTaaaaataagtatatatatatacattgagttatatatttttcaataaaataattaaacttataaTAACATATGAATAATAGaacttatttataataatatataaaacaatttatATACTatgtcaaatatatatttttatgtgcaATGTCTGATCAATAAGACAATAACTGATTTTTAGTAAAAATTAACTATTTCATTGGTGAATTAATCTTAAAAAAGTCTTAACTTAATCACGAAGTATTAGTTACTTAGAATGATAAatctatcaataaattttttatgcCAAATGGAAATGAAATCTCATATTATTTTCCCTCTACCAGGTAGagtttcttcctctcttttttCTTGGGGAGATAAAAGTGGTGGCCACATGAGGATCAGTTTTATGTTCAAGCTAAGGTTTgattaaagaatttaattttgatatataattctataattttaactatttttttgaataattatttatacaattaatataaaaaataattatttttattaatacgaTATTATGTGATTAAATAtacgtataaaataattttatattgacagtatattaaaattaaaaatcttttttttttaattaaaaaaaactaataaactatATTTTGGACATTAGAAAGCAGTGATCCGAATGCACGGTTGTGGAAATTCTAAAAAGATGAAGACTTGGCCCCTGCCAATGAGCCTCGGCTCTAGTGGCATTTCTCCCCCCTCCCCACTTCAAGGTCTAGGGATCAAACTCTAGAGAATGCAATTGAggaaaaaatatgataaatataTGAGGAGTGTGTGGGTGTGTTGTGTACCTAGAATTGGGAGTTGTCCAATCTATTGGGGTACCTAGGATTGGGAGTTGTCCAATCtaccgacaaaaaaaaaaaaagacttggcCCCTAAAAAACCATGGGTGGGTCCCACCATCCATTTGGCATTGCCCTCTCTCTGTTTGCGGTTTAATTTAAAGGGTTTAAATATGAATAATTCAATTAAACTTTGCTATCTAAGTAGTGTTCATTTAATATGTACATTGCATATATCTCTCATCTCTTA
This genomic window contains:
- the LOC112788996 gene encoding glucose-1-phosphate adenylyltransferase large subunit 1 produces the protein MESACMAMKTNPHCLHQENGFLGERIKGGVNYSPWIIKEKKKKMINKAKPSVVSSVLTSETAKESLTIQMPSFLRRKADPKNVVSIILGGGPGAQLYPITKRTATPAVPVGGCYRLIDIPMSNCINSGINKIFVLTQFNSASLNRHIARTYFGNGINFGDGYVEVLAATQTAGEAGNKWFQGTADAVRQFTWVFEDAKHTNVENVLILAGDHLYRMDYMDLVQSHVDRNADITVSCAAVGDSRASDYGLVKVDGRGRIIHFSEKPKGADLKSMQVDTSIMGLSHQDAKKSPYIASMGVYVFKTEVLLKLLKWRYPTSNDFGSEIIPAAVGEHDVQAYFFGDYWEDIGTIKSFYDANMALTEENPMFKFYDPKTPIYTSPRFLPPTKIDKCRIVDAIISHGCFLRECTVQHSIVGERSRLDYGVELLDTVMMGADYYQTESEIAALLAEGKVPIGIGKNTKIRNCIIDKNARIGKDVIIMNKDGVEEADRSEDGFYIRSGITIIMEKATIEDGTVI
- the LOC112788995 gene encoding uncharacterized protein, translated to MTPDDIGQACHEGEGVDAHQAINGYHSVWMSHWLHTDCRSAPTNRNHSMFGCGVKEVKQDSGSEQHGLIGCSDVVVDSSVRPGALGEVGRGARVTSINETEYGKSKKPSIDSKSFPIFNVSQKTEGILSLKKEHDSLYHGECIKSETKSCSEDDSVSPNGTGIHVPSASAHHPPRTETSVREHWLLSQGNLPSGLLMKSPNAVEQKNIDVSTSLWNEFVKSDSAVVPTVCDKGKGLMPAFTSGHQKIYQSSYNVATQEHITTTKYHSFSSLLIHEKKMSNLLDPHRSSFSRWIQDGIAQLPHNPGVDDNDDELCFVRHAHHNIHNHVAGANITNQTASLKSTKPQVICGESSLQLLHDGESVKTTHHFLNSEETDANLSGRGQFFREAIVPSKFKGNSVKLETLGGSIKSSGKENVRDLRSSTTLKNESSAETDAMDIHALHENHLQGDVPLQTNKSSKDIQKSPSSQVAVTSASENNKAKSTNIELLDINQEPCEDQTMANPIVDRETSTSRTHSLGAEHFLPDADEHGRSISGNSSLGLDSSSRWVKRLKLCRMGSACGTESVNIGECSSHEKVNNTLGKAVEGTEASKEPRVVNHAKEQMVPDPPTAVLTNGKYSFTEAKRDVEITLSHPWIQRWSHKHSASIKKRHESVDPHDPKSSNIAIEEIQKEQFPSIAAMALMGKALNCLNPSKVMKKGTVTVWNAKGF